One genomic segment of uncultured Desulfobacter sp. includes these proteins:
- a CDS encoding Rnf-Nqr domain containing protein, producing the protein MDYFVDILLIALSASIINNFIFYYFVGICPFVGVSKKVEMAFGMGCAVTFVMSIAAFLSWSITVFILIPGAPVSAFIAGFFTTPEAAAQIDLTVLSYIVYIFAISSSVQFVEMYVRKFFPPLYRSFGVFLPLITTNCAILFACLTIMSHVAGVDNPKEMWDLGRAMTLALFGGLGFTIAIVIMAGIREELELCDIPKPFEGAAITLVIGGILAIAFMGFTGVDSGIKNALKPASAVQEQSSEASCTTLTDSLASITSKGHNGQEVLP; encoded by the coding sequence ATGGACTATTTTGTGGATATCCTGCTGATTGCCCTGTCAGCTTCGATAATTAATAACTTTATATTTTATTATTTTGTGGGCATCTGTCCGTTTGTGGGGGTGTCTAAAAAGGTCGAAATGGCCTTTGGCATGGGATGTGCCGTAACCTTTGTCATGAGTATTGCCGCGTTTCTCTCCTGGAGCATCACGGTTTTTATCCTGATTCCAGGCGCACCGGTGTCAGCCTTTATTGCCGGTTTCTTTACAACGCCTGAAGCAGCCGCGCAAATTGATCTGACAGTGCTCAGTTACATTGTGTATATTTTTGCCATTTCCTCTTCGGTTCAATTTGTGGAGATGTATGTCAGAAAATTTTTTCCGCCGCTTTACCGGTCCTTCGGGGTATTTTTGCCCTTGATTACGACCAATTGCGCCATTCTCTTTGCCTGCCTGACCATCATGAGCCATGTGGCGGGCGTTGACAATCCCAAAGAGATGTGGGACTTGGGCAGAGCCATGACTCTGGCTCTTTTTGGCGGACTGGGATTCACCATTGCCATCGTAATTATGGCCGGTATCCGGGAAGAACTGGAACTTTGCGATATTCCCAAGCCCTTTGAAGGGGCGGCCATTACCCTGGTCATCGGGGGGATTCTGGCCATTGCTTTCATGGGATTCACCGGGGTGGATTCAGGTATCAAAAATGCATTGAAACCGGCATCCGCTGTCCAGGAACAAAGTTCTGAAGCAAGTTGCACTACGTTGACTGATTCCTTAGCCAGCATAACCTCTAAGGGCCATAACGGCCAGGAGGTCCTGCCATGA
- a CDS encoding RnfABCDGE type electron transport complex subunit B, which produces MMISLGIAGASMLVMAMIFSYILGWANKKFKVEVDPKIEELTEALPGVNCGGCGYLGCSDYAMAIVTDNDPVNKCTVGGQACAKQLADIMGVEVGDMLPLHAIVHCNAPLSSRLGLTEYMGEKRCASAHQVAGVQGCTFGCLGFGDCVEACNYDAIHIIDGLARVDYEKCIGCGACAKVCPRGILSIEGFREEAIPVVACSNKDKAKDAKAVCENACVGCKACAKSSDLFTISDNLAKCNYDAYSAQNYEEAMKAVEKCPTGCIHFVGTQVK; this is translated from the coding sequence ATGATGATTTCACTGGGTATAGCCGGCGCAAGCATGCTGGTCATGGCCATGATTTTTTCCTATATCCTGGGATGGGCCAATAAAAAATTTAAAGTTGAAGTGGATCCTAAAATTGAAGAGCTCACAGAGGCGCTTCCCGGCGTTAACTGTGGTGGATGCGGGTACTTAGGTTGTTCCGACTATGCCATGGCTATTGTTACAGACAATGATCCTGTCAATAAATGCACGGTGGGCGGGCAGGCCTGCGCCAAACAGCTTGCCGATATCATGGGGGTTGAGGTGGGCGACATGCTGCCCTTGCATGCAATCGTTCATTGCAACGCGCCGTTGTCCAGTCGTTTAGGGCTTACCGAATACATGGGTGAAAAGCGGTGCGCATCTGCCCATCAGGTGGCAGGCGTCCAGGGTTGTACCTTTGGATGTCTTGGTTTTGGCGACTGTGTTGAGGCCTGCAATTATGACGCAATTCATATCATAGACGGCCTTGCCCGGGTGGACTATGAAAAATGTATTGGCTGCGGTGCCTGTGCCAAAGTCTGTCCCAGGGGCATCCTTTCCATTGAAGGATTCAGGGAAGAGGCGATACCTGTGGTGGCCTGCTCCAACAAAGACAAGGCAAAGGATGCCAAAGCCGTGTGTGAAAATGCATGCGTAGGATGCAAAGCCTGTGCAAAGTCGTCTGATCTCTTCACTATTTCGGACAATCTGGCTAAATGTAATTATGATGCGTATTCAGCTCAAAATTATGAAGAAGCCATGAAAGCCGTTGAAAAATGCCCCACCGGATGCATCCATTTTGTTGGAACCCAGGTGAAATAA
- a CDS encoding RnfABCDGE type electron transport complex subunit D: MSNTNRLIDSAMSPENRPGRKPPFINVAPSPHISDSRAGTRRMMVDVILGLSPAIVVSLYLFRFYALKQLIVCVAACLAAEYLFVRMRGKSFTLKDCSAIVTGVILGLSMPGSAPWFVGALASVVGIGIGKIVFGGVGMNIFNPAMVGRAFVMIAFAQLMGAGAYENVTGLVDAVSGATPLSALKFNGVHTGIAPLFLGVTNGSVGEVSAIACLLGGLYLIYRKTASWQIPASILITVALIAGITDITGGYKGLFLLHHLFAGALMFGAFFIATDPVTSPLTAKGKVIFGVGTGCLIMVIRLFSGYPEGVMFAVLIMNAMTPLINTWTIPKPMGQKEA; encoded by the coding sequence GTGTCAAACACAAATAGACTGATAGATTCAGCCATGTCGCCTGAAAACAGGCCCGGGCGAAAGCCGCCCTTCATAAACGTGGCCCCGTCCCCGCATATTTCAGACAGCAGGGCCGGTACACGCAGGATGATGGTCGATGTGATTCTTGGACTGTCACCGGCCATTGTCGTATCCCTTTACTTATTCCGGTTCTATGCCCTTAAACAACTTATTGTCTGTGTGGCTGCCTGCCTTGCGGCGGAATATCTCTTTGTCCGCATGAGGGGAAAGTCTTTTACGTTAAAAGATTGCTCCGCCATAGTTACCGGTGTCATCTTAGGCCTTTCCATGCCGGGGTCAGCCCCCTGGTTTGTGGGGGCTTTGGCCTCGGTGGTCGGCATCGGGATCGGCAAGATCGTATTCGGCGGTGTTGGGATGAACATATTCAACCCTGCCATGGTGGGAAGGGCGTTTGTCATGATTGCCTTTGCACAGCTCATGGGGGCCGGTGCCTATGAAAATGTGACAGGGTTAGTAGATGCCGTGTCCGGGGCAACACCGTTGAGTGCATTGAAGTTCAATGGCGTTCATACCGGTATTGCGCCATTGTTTTTGGGTGTTACCAATGGGTCCGTCGGTGAGGTAAGTGCCATTGCCTGTCTTTTAGGCGGGCTTTATCTGATCTACAGAAAAACCGCTTCCTGGCAGATCCCTGCAAGCATTTTGATTACCGTTGCCCTGATCGCCGGAATTACGGATATAACAGGGGGATATAAAGGTCTGTTCCTGCTGCACCATCTGTTTGCTGGCGCACTGATGTTCGGTGCCTTTTTCATTGCCACGGATCCCGTGACATCTCCGTTAACTGCTAAAGGGAAAGTGATCTTCGGTGTGGGTACCGGCTGCCTGATTATGGTGATCCGTCTGTTTTCCGGTTATCCGGAAGGTGTGATGTTTGCCGTGCTGATAATGAATGCCATGACCCCGCTGATTAATACCTGGACTATCCCAAAGCCCATGGGACAAAAGGAGGCCTGA
- a CDS encoding TIGR00730 family Rossman fold protein — MQKICVYCGSSDGTRPEYRQAAAALGRAMLEKDIDLVYGGAGVGLMGTLADTVLQGGGRVTGVIPEALINREISHPGLTELVVVGSMHERKSMMAELSDGFIALPGGIGTMEELFEILTWSHLGIHKKPCALLNVVGYYDHLNAFTQHGVNQGFIRKETEAKLIIKEDPKALLDLFLES, encoded by the coding sequence ATGCAGAAAATATGCGTTTACTGCGGTTCCAGTGACGGGACCCGGCCTGAATACAGACAGGCCGCGGCAGCCCTTGGCCGTGCCATGCTGGAAAAAGATATTGATCTTGTATACGGTGGCGCCGGCGTAGGGCTTATGGGCACGCTGGCTGACACCGTTCTCCAAGGCGGTGGCAGGGTCACAGGCGTCATCCCCGAAGCCCTGATAAACCGGGAAATAAGCCATCCCGGCTTAACAGAACTTGTGGTTGTGGGGTCCATGCATGAGAGAAAATCCATGATGGCCGAACTGTCGGACGGATTTATTGCACTTCCCGGCGGTATCGGCACCATGGAAGAACTTTTTGAAATACTGACCTGGTCCCATCTTGGAATTCATAAGAAACCATGTGCATTACTCAACGTGGTCGGGTATTACGACCATCTGAATGCGTTTACGCAGCATGGGGTTAACCAGGGGTTCATTAGAAAAGAGACCGAAGCAAAACTCATTATCAAAGAAGACCCTAAGGCGCTGTTAGATCTGTTTCTGGAAAGCTAA
- the rsxE gene encoding electron transport complex subunit RsxE, protein MADQPTALERFVQGILPENPVYRQLLGLCPTLAVTNGMKPALTMAVSVAFVLVCANVVISLIRNLLKPHLRIVIFTLTIATFVTVADRVLAAYMFQMSKTLGPYIPLIIVNCLIICRCEVCASKQNVITAAADGLGQAIGFGLALASIAAVREILGTGMLMGFRILPACWPDWVVMVLPPGAFITLGLLLGLVNYIDYKREEARK, encoded by the coding sequence ATGGCAGATCAACCCACTGCTTTAGAGAGATTTGTACAGGGAATTCTGCCCGAGAATCCGGTATACCGGCAGCTTCTTGGGCTGTGTCCCACCCTGGCTGTTACCAACGGCATGAAGCCGGCGCTGACCATGGCCGTTTCTGTGGCCTTTGTTCTGGTGTGCGCCAATGTTGTGATCAGCCTGATACGAAACCTGTTAAAACCCCATCTGCGAATCGTGATCTTTACCCTGACCATTGCAACCTTTGTAACGGTGGCGGACAGGGTACTGGCCGCATACATGTTCCAGATGAGTAAAACCCTTGGCCCCTATATCCCGTTGATCATTGTTAACTGCCTGATCATCTGCCGGTGTGAGGTGTGCGCGTCCAAGCAGAATGTGATTACCGCGGCGGCCGACGGCCTGGGCCAGGCCATTGGATTTGGTCTGGCGCTGGCAAGTATTGCTGCGGTCAGGGAAATTCTGGGAACAGGTATGCTTATGGGATTCAGAATTTTGCCGGCCTGCTGGCCGGACTGGGTCGTCATGGTACTGCCCCCCGGTGCATTCATTACACTGGGTTTGCTGCTGGGACTGGTGAACTATATTGATTATAAACGGGAAGAAGCCCGTAAATAA
- a CDS encoding FMN-binding protein, giving the protein MSLKNSNLAQAWLVLLLATLFGTALAGIQAKLGPVIEANKVKETMVKIPVLVLGEDLAAELADDNQTLTIKSRVVEVKKNGTTKYYTVYDAWLPEGKMVGHVVKAAGQGYADKIELLVGLDAQGKRITGLFVLEQKETPGLGAKILEDAWRGQFKEKSTEKNLSVVKGGEVKEDEIDAISGATISSNSVTGIVNSTVADVISKLQVTDSPDKNKTPAVQNEEPGKNKERS; this is encoded by the coding sequence ATGTCATTGAAAAACAGTAACCTGGCCCAGGCCTGGCTGGTACTTCTTCTTGCCACCCTGTTCGGCACCGCCCTTGCGGGCATCCAGGCAAAACTTGGGCCTGTGATTGAGGCGAACAAAGTCAAAGAGACCATGGTAAAAATACCCGTACTGGTGCTTGGAGAGGATCTGGCCGCCGAGCTTGCCGACGACAACCAGACGCTTACCATCAAATCACGGGTGGTAGAAGTAAAGAAAAACGGAACCACCAAATACTACACCGTGTATGATGCCTGGCTGCCGGAAGGAAAAATGGTAGGGCATGTGGTTAAAGCTGCCGGCCAGGGATATGCGGATAAGATTGAGCTGCTGGTGGGACTTGATGCCCAGGGAAAGCGCATCACAGGACTTTTTGTTCTGGAACAAAAAGAAACACCCGGCCTGGGCGCCAAAATCCTGGAAGATGCCTGGCGGGGCCAGTTCAAAGAAAAATCCACGGAAAAAAACCTTTCCGTTGTTAAAGGGGGCGAGGTTAAAGAAGATGAGATCGACGCCATTTCCGGCGCTACCATCTCCTCAAACAGTGTGACCGGCATCGTAAATAGTACGGTTGCCGATGTGATATCCAAGCTTCAGGTCACTGACAGCCCTGACAAAAATAAAACTCCGGCGGTTCAAAACGAAGAACCCGGTAAAAATAAGGAGCGTTCCTGA